In one window of Musa acuminata AAA Group cultivar baxijiao chromosome BXJ3-2, Cavendish_Baxijiao_AAA, whole genome shotgun sequence DNA:
- the LOC135632050 gene encoding CBS domain-containing protein CBSX3, mitochondrial-like codes for MQGVAKAIQAHGNRLKHAVLQHLRFTDGFYWPNIVTRFETAISTPRIPHKGLENITVYELLKAKGEEEKEAVYWCCTSDTVYDAVQNMTQHNIGALVVIKPEDEKLLAGIVTERDYLRKIIVQGKSSTATRVGEIMTDENKLISVTSDTNILKAMQLMIDHHIRHMPVIDKKVVGMISIVDVVRTIVEQQHAEVKHLNEYIKGNY; via the exons ATGCAAGGAGTAGCTAAAGCAATACAGGCCCATGGAAACCGGCTCAAACATGCAGTTCTACAGCACCTCAGATTCACGGATGGCTTTTACTGGCCTAACATAGTCACACGTTTTGAGACTGCTATTTCAACTCCTAGAATACCACATAAAGGATTGGAGAACATAACAGTATATGAGCTTCTGAAAgcaaagggagaagaagaaaaagaagcagtATATTGGTGTTGCACGAGTGATACAGTCTATGATGCAGTACAGAAT ATGACACAACACAATATTGGAGCCTTGGTTGTGATAAAGCCAGAGGATGAAAAACTGCTTGCTGGTATTGTCACTGAGAGAG ATTATCTACGGAAAATTATTGTGCAAGGAAAATCTTCCACAGCAACAAGAGTCGGGGAAATAATGACTGATGAG AACAAACTCATTTCTGTGACTTCCGATACAAACATTCTAAAAGCTATGCAGCTAATGATAG ACCATCATATTCGTCACATGCCAGTAATTGACAAGAAGGTAGTTGGCATGATCTCAATCGTAGATGTCGTTCGAACAATAGTAGAACAACAACATGCAGAAGTGAAGCATCTGAATGAGTATATCAAAGGCAATTATTAA
- the LOC135632040 gene encoding cyclic dof factor 2-like isoform X2, with protein MRSHPILSLPSCFFRVASKDLVVGGRKMGPKGPWEVSGRLNFADGYVKDASKEVTNVEGNDISAAAPDEEDEGSPISSSSLTSSNEEDGKTSIADEKKAVKNTVEDTKTEVDCSGPEKVLKKPDKILPCPRCNSMGTKFCYYNNYNVNQPRHFCKNCQRYWTAGGTMRNVPFGAGRRKRKHLASQGHNLVTPSNGLQSAQLETLDLIHQRALPCVPATPSQPLIGNGTIHKFGQEVPLCEPMATVLKIRKQGGHADSGSTICQESREEPSRASSAAASNILENGSAENAIHKQQSGMHVYCNGLAPLTQLQCYPESSWSYPWRPAWSNVAAMEAGRCSSEYPCRPGNGSPNPIRSSPRAMMAATLPFFLMATPLWGFTTWSNGTWNIPWVGSNSGFISSSSSSSGSGCSGNDSPMLGKHSRDATLQSEEKTEKSIWVPKTIRIDDPEEAAKSSIWAALGIRPRIGGVFQSKAENKAHKSDAAHVLHANPAALSRSLSFQENT; from the exons ATGAGAAGCCACCCCATCCTCTCTCTGCCTTCTTGTTTCTTTAGGGTTGCATCTAAAGATCTGGTTGTGGGTGGGAGAAAGATGG gtcctaagggaccatgggaggtttcggggaggctgaactttgcggacggatacgtaaag GATGCATCTAAAGAAGTAACAAATGTGGAAGGCAATGATATTTCAGCTGCAGCACCTGATGAAGAGGATGAAGGTTCACCAATTAGTTCATCTAGTTTGACCAGTAGCAATGAAGAAGACGGTAAAACATCCATTGCAGATGAAAAGAAAGCAGTAAAAAATACAGTGGAAGACACCAAGACTGAGGTTGATTGCTCTGGACCAGAAAAGGTCCTCAAGAAGCCGGATAAAATTCTACCATGTCCTCGCTGTAATAGTATGGGCACCAAATTCTGCTATTATAACAACTATAATGTTAACCAGCCTAGACACTTCTGCAAGAATTGTCAGAGATATTGGACTGCTGGAGGAACAATGAGGAATGTCCCTTTTGGTGCTGGTAGGCGCAAGAGGAAGCATTTGGCATCACAAGGTCATAACTTAGTTACTCCATCAAATGGATTACAATCTGCTCAACTAGAGACTCTTGACTTGATTCATCAGCGAGCTCTCCCGTGTGTGCCTGCAACCCCTTCACAACCTCTGATTGGAAATGGGACCATCCATAAATTTGGTCAAGAAGTCCCTCTCTGTGAGCCCATGGCCACTGTGCTCAAAATCAGAAAGCAAGGCGGACATGCTGATTCTGGCTCGACAATATGTCAAGAAAGCAGGGAGGAACCTTCCCGTGCATCTTCTGCAGCAGCCTCCAATATTTTGGAAAATGGATCTGCTGAAAATGCAATTCACAAGCAGCAAAGTGGCATGCATGTTTACTGTAATGGTCTTGCACCTCTGACTCAGTTGCAGTGTTATCCTGAGTCCTCCTGGTCTTACCCATGGAGACCAGCTTGGAGCAATGTTGCTGCCATGGAAGCTGGTAGATGTTCATCTGAATATCCTTGTAGACCAGGGAATGGCTCTCCAAATCCGATTCGATCGAGTCCCAGAGCAATGATGGCGGCAACACTTCCTTTCTTTCTCATGGCAACTCCACTTTGGGGCTTCACCACTTGGTCCAATGGAACGTGGAATATACCATGGGTTGGATCTAACAGTGGATTCATATCCTCATCATCTTCTTCAAGCGGTAGTGGTTGTTCAGGAAATGACTCTCCGATGTTGGGTAAGCATTCTAGAGATGCTACTTTACAGAGTGAGGAGAAGACGGAGAAGTCCATATGGGTTCCTAAGACTATTAGGATAGATGATCCAGAGGAGGCTGCAAAGAGTTCAATATGGGCTGCCCTAGGTATCAGGCCTCGTATAGGAGGTGTCTTCCAGTCCAAGGCTGAAAACAAGGCGCATAAGTCGGATGCTGCACATGTATTGCATGCAAATCCTGCTGCATTATCCCGATCTCTCTCCTTTCAGGAAAATACATAA
- the LOC135632039 gene encoding actin-depolymerizing factor 1-like isoform X2 has product MANSASGMAVSDECKLKFLELKAKRNFRFIVFKIEEKIQQVKVERLGQPGESYDDLTASLPDDDCRYAVFDFDFITDENCQKSKIFFISWSPDTSRVRNKMLYASSKDRFKRELDGIQVELQATDPSEMSIDIIKGRAL; this is encoded by the exons ATG GCGAATTCGGCGTCGGGAATGGCGGTGAGCGATGAGTGCAAGCTCAAGTTCTTGGAACTCAAGGCCAAGAGGAACTTCCGGTTCATCGTCTTCAAGATCGAGGAGAAGATACAGCAGGTGAAGGTGGAGAGGCTCGGCCAGCCTGGGGAGAGCTACGACGACTTGACGGCATCCCTGCCGGACGACGATTGCCGCTACGCCGTCTTCGACTTCGACTTCATCACCGACGAGAACTGCCAAAAGAGCAAGATCTTCTTCATTTCCTG GTCTCCTGATACCTCGAGGGTGAGGAACAAGATGCTGTATGCCAGTTCCAAGGACAGATTCAAGAGGGAGCTTGATGGCATTCAAGTGGAGCTACAGGCAACCGATCCCAGTGAGATGAGCATCGACATCATAAAAGGAAGAGCTCTATAA
- the LOC135632040 gene encoding cyclic dof factor 2-like isoform X1, producing MTSPTAIPSHENSGLRMPLLADSDARLAPRSPLGHRRLPVAHPHLPSEGILLFFCFSYSARTTCDSLSSWNRWEPLSNDADDMSDAKDPAIMLFGTTIPAAPGAPDGEETEVEEADAETVVLPAEGQDDASKEVTNVEGNDISAAAPDEEDEGSPISSSSLTSSNEEDGKTSIADEKKAVKNTVEDTKTEVDCSGPEKVLKKPDKILPCPRCNSMGTKFCYYNNYNVNQPRHFCKNCQRYWTAGGTMRNVPFGAGRRKRKHLASQGHNLVTPSNGLQSAQLETLDLIHQRALPCVPATPSQPLIGNGTIHKFGQEVPLCEPMATVLKIRKQGGHADSGSTICQESREEPSRASSAAASNILENGSAENAIHKQQSGMHVYCNGLAPLTQLQCYPESSWSYPWRPAWSNVAAMEAGRCSSEYPCRPGNGSPNPIRSSPRAMMAATLPFFLMATPLWGFTTWSNGTWNIPWVGSNSGFISSSSSSSGSGCSGNDSPMLGKHSRDATLQSEEKTEKSIWVPKTIRIDDPEEAAKSSIWAALGIRPRIGGVFQSKAENKAHKSDAAHVLHANPAALSRSLSFQENT from the exons ATGACGTCACCCACCGCGATCCCCAGCCACGAGAATTCGGGGCTCAGAATGCCTCTCCTCGCCGACTCTGACGCCCGCCTGGCGCCCCGGTCACCCCTCGGTCACCGGCGCCTCCCGGTCGCCCATCCCCACCTCCCCTCTGAAGGAATCTTGCTCTTTTTTTGTTTCTCGTATAGCGCGAGGACGACGTGCGATTCGCTTTCCTCTTGGAATCGTTGGGAGCCGCTATCGAACGACGCAGACGACATGTCCGATGCCAAGGACCCGGCGATCATGCTCTTCGGCACCACCATCCCCGCGGCGCCCGGCGCTCCGGATGGGGAAGAGACCGAGGTCGAGGAGGCGGACGCGGAGACCGTCGTGTTACCGGCGGAGGGCCAGGAT GATGCATCTAAAGAAGTAACAAATGTGGAAGGCAATGATATTTCAGCTGCAGCACCTGATGAAGAGGATGAAGGTTCACCAATTAGTTCATCTAGTTTGACCAGTAGCAATGAAGAAGACGGTAAAACATCCATTGCAGATGAAAAGAAAGCAGTAAAAAATACAGTGGAAGACACCAAGACTGAGGTTGATTGCTCTGGACCAGAAAAGGTCCTCAAGAAGCCGGATAAAATTCTACCATGTCCTCGCTGTAATAGTATGGGCACCAAATTCTGCTATTATAACAACTATAATGTTAACCAGCCTAGACACTTCTGCAAGAATTGTCAGAGATATTGGACTGCTGGAGGAACAATGAGGAATGTCCCTTTTGGTGCTGGTAGGCGCAAGAGGAAGCATTTGGCATCACAAGGTCATAACTTAGTTACTCCATCAAATGGATTACAATCTGCTCAACTAGAGACTCTTGACTTGATTCATCAGCGAGCTCTCCCGTGTGTGCCTGCAACCCCTTCACAACCTCTGATTGGAAATGGGACCATCCATAAATTTGGTCAAGAAGTCCCTCTCTGTGAGCCCATGGCCACTGTGCTCAAAATCAGAAAGCAAGGCGGACATGCTGATTCTGGCTCGACAATATGTCAAGAAAGCAGGGAGGAACCTTCCCGTGCATCTTCTGCAGCAGCCTCCAATATTTTGGAAAATGGATCTGCTGAAAATGCAATTCACAAGCAGCAAAGTGGCATGCATGTTTACTGTAATGGTCTTGCACCTCTGACTCAGTTGCAGTGTTATCCTGAGTCCTCCTGGTCTTACCCATGGAGACCAGCTTGGAGCAATGTTGCTGCCATGGAAGCTGGTAGATGTTCATCTGAATATCCTTGTAGACCAGGGAATGGCTCTCCAAATCCGATTCGATCGAGTCCCAGAGCAATGATGGCGGCAACACTTCCTTTCTTTCTCATGGCAACTCCACTTTGGGGCTTCACCACTTGGTCCAATGGAACGTGGAATATACCATGGGTTGGATCTAACAGTGGATTCATATCCTCATCATCTTCTTCAAGCGGTAGTGGTTGTTCAGGAAATGACTCTCCGATGTTGGGTAAGCATTCTAGAGATGCTACTTTACAGAGTGAGGAGAAGACGGAGAAGTCCATATGGGTTCCTAAGACTATTAGGATAGATGATCCAGAGGAGGCTGCAAAGAGTTCAATATGGGCTGCCCTAGGTATCAGGCCTCGTATAGGAGGTGTCTTCCAGTCCAAGGCTGAAAACAAGGCGCATAAGTCGGATGCTGCACATGTATTGCATGCAAATCCTGCTGCATTATCCCGATCTCTCTCCTTTCAGGAAAATACATAA
- the LOC135632040 gene encoding cyclic dof factor 2-like isoform X3, whose amino-acid sequence MQSLKYATELILQDNYLYYFDIMFQDASKEVTNVEGNDISAAAPDEEDEGSPISSSSLTSSNEEDGKTSIADEKKAVKNTVEDTKTEVDCSGPEKVLKKPDKILPCPRCNSMGTKFCYYNNYNVNQPRHFCKNCQRYWTAGGTMRNVPFGAGRRKRKHLASQGHNLVTPSNGLQSAQLETLDLIHQRALPCVPATPSQPLIGNGTIHKFGQEVPLCEPMATVLKIRKQGGHADSGSTICQESREEPSRASSAAASNILENGSAENAIHKQQSGMHVYCNGLAPLTQLQCYPESSWSYPWRPAWSNVAAMEAGRCSSEYPCRPGNGSPNPIRSSPRAMMAATLPFFLMATPLWGFTTWSNGTWNIPWVGSNSGFISSSSSSSGSGCSGNDSPMLGKHSRDATLQSEEKTEKSIWVPKTIRIDDPEEAAKSSIWAALGIRPRIGGVFQSKAENKAHKSDAAHVLHANPAALSRSLSFQENT is encoded by the coding sequence ATGCAGTCACTGAAATATGCCACTGAACTTATTCTACAggataattatttatattattttgatattatgtttcAGGATGCATCTAAAGAAGTAACAAATGTGGAAGGCAATGATATTTCAGCTGCAGCACCTGATGAAGAGGATGAAGGTTCACCAATTAGTTCATCTAGTTTGACCAGTAGCAATGAAGAAGACGGTAAAACATCCATTGCAGATGAAAAGAAAGCAGTAAAAAATACAGTGGAAGACACCAAGACTGAGGTTGATTGCTCTGGACCAGAAAAGGTCCTCAAGAAGCCGGATAAAATTCTACCATGTCCTCGCTGTAATAGTATGGGCACCAAATTCTGCTATTATAACAACTATAATGTTAACCAGCCTAGACACTTCTGCAAGAATTGTCAGAGATATTGGACTGCTGGAGGAACAATGAGGAATGTCCCTTTTGGTGCTGGTAGGCGCAAGAGGAAGCATTTGGCATCACAAGGTCATAACTTAGTTACTCCATCAAATGGATTACAATCTGCTCAACTAGAGACTCTTGACTTGATTCATCAGCGAGCTCTCCCGTGTGTGCCTGCAACCCCTTCACAACCTCTGATTGGAAATGGGACCATCCATAAATTTGGTCAAGAAGTCCCTCTCTGTGAGCCCATGGCCACTGTGCTCAAAATCAGAAAGCAAGGCGGACATGCTGATTCTGGCTCGACAATATGTCAAGAAAGCAGGGAGGAACCTTCCCGTGCATCTTCTGCAGCAGCCTCCAATATTTTGGAAAATGGATCTGCTGAAAATGCAATTCACAAGCAGCAAAGTGGCATGCATGTTTACTGTAATGGTCTTGCACCTCTGACTCAGTTGCAGTGTTATCCTGAGTCCTCCTGGTCTTACCCATGGAGACCAGCTTGGAGCAATGTTGCTGCCATGGAAGCTGGTAGATGTTCATCTGAATATCCTTGTAGACCAGGGAATGGCTCTCCAAATCCGATTCGATCGAGTCCCAGAGCAATGATGGCGGCAACACTTCCTTTCTTTCTCATGGCAACTCCACTTTGGGGCTTCACCACTTGGTCCAATGGAACGTGGAATATACCATGGGTTGGATCTAACAGTGGATTCATATCCTCATCATCTTCTTCAAGCGGTAGTGGTTGTTCAGGAAATGACTCTCCGATGTTGGGTAAGCATTCTAGAGATGCTACTTTACAGAGTGAGGAGAAGACGGAGAAGTCCATATGGGTTCCTAAGACTATTAGGATAGATGATCCAGAGGAGGCTGCAAAGAGTTCAATATGGGCTGCCCTAGGTATCAGGCCTCGTATAGGAGGTGTCTTCCAGTCCAAGGCTGAAAACAAGGCGCATAAGTCGGATGCTGCACATGTATTGCATGCAAATCCTGCTGCATTATCCCGATCTCTCTCCTTTCAGGAAAATACATAA
- the LOC135632039 gene encoding actin-depolymerizing factor 1-like isoform X1: MCIAKANSASGMAVSDECKLKFLELKAKRNFRFIVFKIEEKIQQVKVERLGQPGESYDDLTASLPDDDCRYAVFDFDFITDENCQKSKIFFISWSPDTSRVRNKMLYASSKDRFKRELDGIQVELQATDPSEMSIDIIKGRAL; encoded by the exons ATGTGCATTGCCAAGGCGAATTCGGCGTCGGGAATGGCGGTGAGCGATGAGTGCAAGCTCAAGTTCTTGGAACTCAAGGCCAAGAGGAACTTCCGGTTCATCGTCTTCAAGATCGAGGAGAAGATACAGCAGGTGAAGGTGGAGAGGCTCGGCCAGCCTGGGGAGAGCTACGACGACTTGACGGCATCCCTGCCGGACGACGATTGCCGCTACGCCGTCTTCGACTTCGACTTCATCACCGACGAGAACTGCCAAAAGAGCAAGATCTTCTTCATTTCCTG GTCTCCTGATACCTCGAGGGTGAGGAACAAGATGCTGTATGCCAGTTCCAAGGACAGATTCAAGAGGGAGCTTGATGGCATTCAAGTGGAGCTACAGGCAACCGATCCCAGTGAGATGAGCATCGACATCATAAAAGGAAGAGCTCTATAA